From Pedobacter sp. MC2016-14:
ACAATGGAAATACCAAATTGATCAAAAACTTTAGTCAGCTAATTGACTTGGGGTACCTCCCTCCCAACAGGGATTACAGCCATGAGCATATTCAACACCCATACTCAACCGGGGAAAAACCAGATTAAATCCAGACTAAAGGCATAGCAAGCCCACACGAAAGGCACACGGTGTGTGCGTTCTGTGTGGGTTTGCTGTGCGTTCTCTGTGCGTTTGCCCCGAACCTGGCTAGCTCAAGACTACTATAAGGACAGTAAGTGGACCGGACCTGGTATATTTTTAGGCCAAATATGGCACTTGTATGGTACAAAAAATATACAATAACCTGATTTACTGGTGTTTATTTCAATGATTTGATCACAGCCATGAGATCTTCATCTCCTAATCCTTGGTTAACTGCCTGATTAAAGCTGCTGAGCAAGGTTTCGCTCATTGGAGAAGCCAGGCCTGCATCTTTAGCTAAATTTAAATCTTTAACAATGTATTTTAAAGCAAAGGCCGCTGGAAATTCATTGTTTAGAATGGATGGCGTTTTCAATTTTGTTAGTCCATTACCTACTGCGCCTTCATTGATAATCGTGAGCATATTCTCCTTACTGATGCCATTTTTCCCGGCAAATAGTACGGTTTCGGCCAGCCCTAATATATTGATCCCCAATAAATAGTTGATGGCAAGTTTAGCAGAACTTCCCGCCCCTGCCTCGCCTAAATGCAGTGATAGTTTTCCTAATACATCAAATAGTGGCTTCGCCTTTTCGTAATTTTCAATACTGCCGCCCGCAAGGATAATCAGTGTACCATCTTGTGCAGGCTTTACACTTCCCGATACTGGTGCATCCAAAAAATTAGCCTCATGTTTTTGGCAAAGTGACGAGAGATATTTAGATGTATCTGGTGAGACCGTGCTCATGTCAATAAATAATTTTCCTGCGCGGGCTTCTGAAAGTAGTTCCTCTTTATTGTAA
This genomic window contains:
- a CDS encoding NAD(P)-dependent oxidoreductase, with amino-acid sequence MKALKIGWAGLGNMGTAMASNLLKAGYEVIVYNRTRDKEAALTAAGASSAASLPDLVDSCDVIFTMLSDDHAVKAVYNKEELLSEARAGKLFIDMSTVSPDTSKYLSSLCQKHEANFLDAPVSGSVKPAQDGTLIILAGGSIENYEKAKPLFDVLGKLSLHLGEAGAGSSAKLAINYLLGINILGLAETVLFAGKNGISKENMLTIINEGAVGNGLTKLKTPSILNNEFPAAFALKYIVKDLNLAKDAGLASPMSETLLSSFNQAVNQGLGDEDLMAVIKSLK